In Stenotrophomonas sp. 169, one DNA window encodes the following:
- a CDS encoding alpha-ketoacid dehydrogenase subunit beta: protein MDEIKHGAPASRTNAADSAAVAGGDTVMTTTPITLIEAITQALAWELEHDKSVLVLGEDVGVNGGVFRATAGLQQRFGANRILDTPLDETTIAGLTIGLAAQGMKPVAEAQFDGFMYPMVDHIICHAARLRTRTRGRLHCPMVLRVPWGGGIRAPEHHSEANESIFTNVPGLRVVLPSSPQRAYGLLLAAIREPDPVIYMEPKRIYRQYKEVVVNDGEALPLDVCFVLRDGTDVTLVTWGAQVKEALEAADKLAGEGISAEVIDVATLRPLDFATIAESVAKTGRCVIVQEAPKTAGFGAEIAARLAEESLYDLLAPVERVTGYDTHIPLFRLEMKYLPSVERIVTAAKRAIAAG from the coding sequence ATGGATGAGATCAAGCACGGCGCTCCTGCGTCCCGCACCAATGCCGCCGACAGCGCTGCTGTCGCCGGTGGAGACACGGTCATGACCACTACGCCCATCACCCTGATCGAAGCCATCACCCAGGCATTGGCCTGGGAGCTGGAGCACGACAAATCGGTGCTGGTGCTGGGTGAGGACGTCGGCGTCAACGGCGGCGTGTTCCGCGCCACCGCCGGCCTGCAGCAGCGCTTCGGCGCCAACCGCATCCTTGATACCCCGCTGGATGAAACCACCATCGCCGGCCTGACCATCGGCCTGGCCGCACAAGGCATGAAGCCGGTGGCCGAAGCGCAGTTCGACGGCTTCATGTACCCGATGGTCGACCACATCATCTGCCATGCCGCGCGCCTGCGTACTCGTACGCGTGGCCGCCTGCACTGCCCGATGGTGCTGCGCGTGCCGTGGGGCGGTGGCATCCGTGCACCGGAACACCACAGCGAAGCCAACGAATCCATCTTCACCAACGTGCCGGGGCTGCGCGTGGTGCTGCCGTCCTCGCCGCAGCGTGCCTATGGCCTGCTGCTGGCCGCGATCCGCGAGCCGGATCCGGTGATCTACATGGAGCCCAAGCGCATCTACCGCCAGTACAAGGAAGTGGTGGTCAACGATGGCGAGGCGCTACCGCTGGATGTGTGCTTTGTGCTGCGCGACGGTACCGACGTGACCCTGGTGACCTGGGGCGCGCAGGTGAAGGAAGCCCTGGAAGCGGCTGACAAGCTGGCCGGTGAGGGCATCAGTGCCGAAGTCATCGACGTCGCCACGCTGCGTCCGCTGGACTTCGCCACCATCGCCGAATCGGTCGCCAAGACCGGTCGCTGCGTGATCGTGCAGGAGGCGCCGAAGACGGCGGGCTTCGGTGCGGAGATCGCCGCGCGCCTGGCCGAGGAATCGCTGTACGACCTGCTGGCCCCGGTGGAGCGCGTGACCGGCTATGACACGCACATTCCGTTGTTCCGCCTGGAAATGAAGTACCTGCCCAGCGTGGAGCGGATCGTCACGGCCGCCAAGCGCGCCATTGCGGCAGGCTGA
- a CDS encoding SH3 domain-containing protein encodes MWARLLGPYRSQYPNPLRFHTGQIVEVGVRDEEWPAFAWVRTTDGRAGWAPVAWLQRLDEGRAEALRDYDARELDVENGEMVRLHHEHGGWWWSERANGATGWLPARELELLEENCT; translated from the coding sequence ATGTGGGCCCGCCTGCTTGGCCCGTATCGCAGCCAGTACCCCAACCCGCTCCGGTTCCACACCGGCCAGATCGTCGAAGTCGGTGTACGTGACGAAGAATGGCCGGCCTTTGCCTGGGTGCGCACCACGGATGGGCGCGCCGGCTGGGCACCGGTCGCGTGGTTGCAGCGGCTTGATGAGGGTCGCGCGGAAGCCCTGCGCGACTACGATGCGCGCGAGCTGGATGTGGAAAACGGCGAGATGGTACGGCTACATCACGAACATGGGGGCTGGTGGTGGTCCGAGCGCGCAAACGGCGCGACGGGCTGGCTGCCGGCCCGCGAACTGGAACTGCTGGAAGAGAACTGCACATGA
- a CDS encoding dihydrolipoamide acetyltransferase family protein: protein MSQTKNFNLPDLGEGLPDATIVEWFVKEGDTIKLDEPLVSMETAKAVVEVPSPVSGKILKLSGAAGDIIPTGAVLASFEIDPNMPQRADGQDTGHSHGHAAPAAPSPTPSTGQPAPAQPDKVVASDEGGEIKEGGERDDAGTVVGAMQSSNTVHAEQAVAVGGVKAVPAVRAMARKLGVDLSRVRASGTDNAVTMADVKQAAADGSAKVGSAPAPAAMQAMAAPAPARVESQRAPMSAAGKPMRTQPPGVVAKGQPEQLKGVRRNMARVMADAHSKVVPTTLNDDADIHAWQPGTDMTGRLVRAIVVACQKVPALNAWFDGEALTRTLHAHVDVGIAVDTDDGLFVPALRNADMLDARGIREGVNRLREQVEGRLIAASELSGYTISLSNFGMFAGRYATPVVVPPCVAIVAAGRARHQMTPVMGGVEAHKVIPLSVTFDHRAATGGEAARFLRTMMDDLALAN from the coding sequence ATGAGCCAGACCAAGAATTTCAACCTGCCCGACCTGGGCGAAGGCCTGCCGGACGCGACCATCGTGGAATGGTTCGTCAAGGAAGGCGACACGATCAAGCTGGACGAGCCGCTGGTATCGATGGAAACCGCCAAGGCCGTGGTCGAGGTGCCCTCGCCCGTCTCCGGCAAGATCCTGAAGCTGTCCGGTGCGGCGGGCGACATCATCCCGACCGGTGCCGTGCTGGCCAGTTTCGAGATCGACCCGAACATGCCGCAGCGTGCCGATGGCCAGGACACCGGCCACAGCCATGGCCATGCCGCACCCGCAGCACCGTCGCCCACGCCGAGCACCGGCCAGCCCGCACCGGCACAGCCGGACAAGGTGGTGGCCTCTGACGAGGGGGGTGAGATCAAGGAAGGTGGCGAGCGCGATGACGCCGGCACCGTGGTGGGCGCGATGCAGAGCTCCAACACCGTGCACGCCGAACAGGCGGTGGCCGTAGGCGGGGTCAAGGCCGTACCCGCGGTGCGGGCCATGGCGCGCAAGCTGGGTGTCGACCTGTCGCGCGTGCGTGCCAGTGGCACCGACAACGCAGTGACGATGGCGGACGTGAAGCAGGCGGCCGCCGATGGCAGTGCCAAAGTCGGATCGGCACCTGCGCCGGCTGCCATGCAGGCGATGGCCGCACCGGCCCCGGCCCGCGTGGAAAGCCAGCGCGCGCCGATGTCCGCCGCCGGCAAGCCGATGCGCACCCAGCCGCCGGGCGTGGTCGCCAAGGGCCAGCCGGAGCAGCTGAAGGGCGTGCGTCGGAACATGGCCCGTGTCATGGCCGACGCGCACAGCAAGGTCGTGCCGACCACGCTGAACGACGACGCCGACATCCATGCCTGGCAGCCGGGCACCGACATGACCGGCCGCCTGGTGCGGGCGATCGTGGTGGCCTGCCAGAAGGTGCCGGCGCTCAACGCCTGGTTCGATGGCGAGGCGCTGACCCGCACCCTGCATGCGCACGTGGACGTGGGCATCGCGGTGGACACCGATGACGGCCTGTTCGTGCCGGCCCTGCGCAACGCGGACATGCTGGACGCACGTGGCATCCGCGAGGGCGTCAACCGCCTGCGCGAGCAGGTGGAAGGGCGCTTGATCGCCGCCTCCGAACTGAGCGGCTACACGATCTCGCTGTCCAACTTCGGCATGTTCGCCGGTCGCTACGCCACCCCTGTGGTCGTGCCGCCGTGCGTGGCGATCGTGGCCGCCGGTCGCGCCCGCCACCAGATGACCCCGGTGATGGGCGGCGTGGAAGCGCACAAGGTGATCCCGCTGTCGGTGACCTTCGACCACCGCGCCGCCACCGGCGGTGAGGCGGCACGCTTCCTGCGCACCATGATGGACGATCTGGCACTGGCCAACTGA
- a CDS encoding NAD-dependent dehydratase produces MRVMLLGATGLVGGQALQILLEDTRCTALIAPTRRPLPMSAAKLDNPVLDFEQLPGTAPWWAVDAVVCALGSTLAQAGSREAFRRIDHDYPLTFAGQAHAHGAATFVLNSAAGADAGSRFFYNRVKGDLEQDLRELGFDSLTLVRPGLIGGERAQKRTGEHLASKVLGLLGPVLPRGWRINPAEKIAATLVEAALVPRPGEQVVAARDLAG; encoded by the coding sequence ATGCGGGTGATGCTGCTGGGAGCAACGGGTCTGGTGGGTGGCCAGGCGCTGCAGATTCTGCTGGAGGATACGCGCTGCACGGCGCTGATCGCGCCCACGCGACGCCCGCTGCCAATGAGCGCGGCAAAGCTGGACAACCCGGTGCTGGATTTCGAGCAACTGCCCGGTACCGCGCCGTGGTGGGCGGTGGATGCGGTGGTCTGCGCGCTGGGCAGCACGCTGGCCCAGGCCGGCAGCCGCGAGGCCTTCCGGCGCATCGACCATGACTACCCGCTCACCTTTGCCGGCCAGGCGCATGCGCATGGCGCTGCCACGTTCGTGCTCAATTCGGCGGCGGGCGCGGATGCGGGCTCGCGGTTCTTCTACAACCGGGTCAAGGGCGATCTGGAGCAGGATCTGCGTGAGCTGGGCTTTGATTCGCTGACCCTGGTGCGGCCGGGGCTGATCGGCGGCGAGCGCGCGCAGAAGCGCACAGGGGAACATCTGGCATCGAAGGTGCTGGGCCTGCTGGGTCCGGTGCTGCCGCGCGGTTGGCGGATCAATCCGGCGGAGAAGATCGCAGCGACGCTGGTGGAAGCGGCGTTGGTGCCGCGGCCGGGCGAACAGGTGGTGGCTGCGCGGGACCTCGCGGGCTGA
- a CDS encoding GGDEF domain-containing protein gives MTDRPVPRPAAGTQLGPLAHVRAAPATSDAGPRRVDGRTLQQIFIGAEQPETLLAAFADGMATLPGELGDMGDRLQSAQAGADWPRYGRAMRQLIDKYIRTIEQHSPAGQPDSERLREQLRHVLGITVASLLQHDPQLREQAITQAAAWKQWQPGQPLDGLENNLRELGHQIGVRSEAWHERDELLLGLFDLLLENISELLDDGAWLHGQIDAVRQLLAGPLDTSAVERTRAELRQVIYKQGLLKQGITDSKAAMRGLMGDFVQQLDGMANSTGEYHDRISSYALALREARSIADLNQLLQGVLHDTGRVQQQAAQARDHLANARLEVEVAEQRIAQLENDLREVTDLVRTDPLTGALNRRGLDDLLQSELARSSRGGSALSVAVIDLDEFGQTNSQYGHAGGDAVLRHFVSVCQLLLRASDSVARLGGDEFVLVMPDTPGADSMSTLQRLQRSLAQRVLHVQDHRVPVHFSAGLTQWQPTDSAETLLRRADEALYAAKREGRNRVQAG, from the coding sequence ATGACGGACCGCCCTGTACCACGCCCTGCCGCCGGCACCCAGCTCGGGCCGCTGGCGCATGTGCGTGCCGCACCGGCAACGTCCGATGCGGGCCCGCGCCGCGTTGATGGGCGGACGCTGCAGCAGATCTTCATCGGCGCAGAGCAGCCAGAGACGCTGCTGGCGGCGTTCGCCGACGGCATGGCGACCCTTCCCGGCGAGCTGGGCGACATGGGCGACCGCCTGCAATCGGCGCAGGCCGGCGCGGACTGGCCCCGCTATGGCCGGGCGATGCGGCAGCTGATCGACAAATACATCCGCACCATCGAACAGCATTCCCCGGCCGGCCAGCCCGACAGCGAGCGCCTGCGCGAGCAGCTGCGCCACGTGCTGGGCATCACCGTGGCCAGCCTGCTGCAGCACGACCCGCAATTGCGCGAGCAGGCCATCACCCAGGCCGCCGCATGGAAGCAGTGGCAGCCTGGGCAACCGCTGGATGGACTGGAAAACAACCTGCGCGAGCTGGGCCACCAGATCGGCGTACGCAGCGAGGCGTGGCACGAACGCGACGAACTGCTGTTGGGCCTGTTCGACCTGCTGCTGGAAAACATCAGCGAGCTGCTGGACGACGGCGCGTGGCTGCACGGACAGATCGATGCGGTGCGCCAGCTGCTGGCCGGGCCCTTGGATACGTCGGCCGTCGAACGCACCCGCGCCGAGCTGCGCCAGGTGATCTACAAACAGGGCCTGCTCAAGCAGGGCATCACCGATTCCAAGGCGGCCATGCGCGGGCTGATGGGCGATTTCGTGCAGCAGCTTGATGGCATGGCCAACAGCACCGGCGAATATCACGATCGCATCAGCAGCTACGCGTTGGCCCTGCGCGAGGCACGCAGCATCGCCGATCTCAACCAACTGCTGCAGGGCGTGCTGCACGACACCGGCCGCGTGCAGCAGCAGGCCGCGCAGGCCCGTGATCATCTGGCCAATGCGCGGCTGGAAGTGGAAGTGGCCGAACAGCGCATCGCCCAGCTGGAGAATGACCTGCGGGAAGTGACCGACCTGGTCCGCACCGATCCCCTGACCGGCGCACTCAACCGGCGCGGCCTGGACGACCTGCTGCAATCCGAACTCGCCCGCTCATCGCGGGGCGGCAGCGCGCTGTCGGTGGCGGTGATCGACCTGGACGAGTTCGGCCAGACCAATTCCCAGTACGGTCACGCAGGCGGTGACGCGGTGCTTCGCCATTTCGTCAGTGTCTGCCAGTTGCTGCTGCGGGCCAGTGACAGCGTGGCGCGGCTGGGCGGCGACGAGTTCGTGTTGGTGATGCCCGATACCCCCGGGGCCGACAGCATGTCCACCCTGCAGCGCCTGCAGCGTTCGCTGGCGCAGCGCGTGCTGCACGTGCAGGACCACCGCGTGCCGGTGCACTTCAGCGCCGGCCTGACGCAGTGGCAGCCGACCGACAGCGCCGAAACCCTGCTGCGACGCGCCGACGAGGCCCTGTACGCGGCCAAGCGCGAGGGCCGCAACCGCGTACAGGCCGGTTGA
- a CDS encoding DUF808 domain-containing protein, whose protein sequence is MAGASLFTLLDDIATLLDDVAVLTKVAAKKTAGVLGDDLALNAQQVTGMSANRELPVIWAVAKGSFVNKLILVPAALAISALEAWLKSRGYNVPLIVPLMMLGGAFLCYEGVEKLAHRFLHPAEEDEAKQAERRQALADDTVDMVAFEKDKVKGAIRTDFILSAEVIVLTLGVVVSSGAAFMQQVLTLSVVAVAMTVFVYGLVGGIVKIDDAGLYLAKKGGAVAAFGRGMVAGAPWLMKFLSIAGTAAMFLVGGGILVHNVPPLHHWVLEHGGEGQWAWLINALVNVGVGLVVGALVLGAVMLVQKLRGKPAH, encoded by the coding sequence ATGGCCGGTGCCAGCCTGTTCACCCTGCTCGATGACATCGCCACGCTGCTGGACGATGTGGCGGTCCTGACCAAAGTCGCCGCGAAGAAGACCGCCGGTGTGCTGGGAGACGATCTGGCGCTCAATGCACAGCAGGTCACGGGCATGAGCGCGAACCGCGAACTGCCGGTGATCTGGGCGGTGGCCAAGGGCTCGTTCGTCAACAAGCTGATCCTGGTGCCGGCCGCCTTGGCGATCAGCGCCTTGGAGGCGTGGTTGAAATCCCGCGGGTACAACGTGCCCCTGATCGTGCCGTTGATGATGCTGGGCGGTGCCTTCCTCTGCTACGAGGGCGTGGAGAAGCTGGCACACCGCTTCCTGCACCCGGCCGAGGAAGACGAAGCGAAGCAGGCAGAGCGTCGGCAGGCGCTGGCCGACGACACGGTGGACATGGTGGCCTTCGAGAAGGACAAGGTGAAGGGCGCCATCCGCACCGATTTCATCCTGTCGGCCGAGGTGATCGTGCTGACCCTGGGCGTGGTGGTGTCTTCCGGCGCGGCGTTCATGCAGCAGGTGCTGACCTTGAGCGTGGTGGCCGTGGCGATGACGGTGTTCGTCTACGGACTGGTCGGCGGCATCGTCAAGATCGACGACGCGGGTCTCTACCTGGCGAAGAAGGGCGGTGCGGTGGCCGCGTTCGGACGCGGCATGGTGGCCGGTGCCCCCTGGCTGATGAAGTTCCTGTCCATCGCCGGTACGGCCGCGATGTTCCTGGTCGGCGGAGGCATCCTGGTGCACAACGTGCCGCCGCTGCACCACTGGGTGCTGGAGCATGGCGGCGAAGGCCAGTGGGCCTGGCTGATCAATGCACTGGTGAACGTGGGCGTGGGCCTGGTGGTCGGTGCGCTGGTGCTGGGAGCGGTGATGCTGGTGCAGAAGCTGCGCGGCAAGCCCGCACACTGA
- a CDS encoding AarF/UbiB family protein, which produces MNRRSQILRLLMRYRNSGVFSGMNLDAAGAPDVPPDGNPEQFVTDLESLGPTFVKLGQMLSTRPDMVPVEFATALERMQESVAPIPVERIHAIIEKELGATVSTLFASFDPVPLGCASIAQVHRATLRDGREVAVKVQKPEVAAQLRSDLEALRSFVLAADHLTQVGRRVRLRDWLNEFAKTLMQELDYQAEAENLQRFGQHLRPFKPLWVPQPIWDYCSNRVLTMQLADGVRVDMIPDIRRTEHSMDPLAAALIRGYLDQIFVHGEIHADPHPGNLRVTHDGRLAIFDLGMVAHMPPRLRERLLKVLFAAVDGRGEEVADEIIAISTRLESFEEERYLRETGQMIARYAASNHYSEGRVVLDMVRIATASGLRTPPELSLIGKALLNLESVCRLLSPTLDTRRIVEKQLQHVMRARLKKSLSAANLASEAMEVQELLRVGPRKMTDILALLAENRLQMKVTGLEESRLMENLQKIANRVSAGIVTAALILASALMMKVDNGVHLFGYPAIAMILMLIGVFLGLGIITSALLFDRRARAREERGHR; this is translated from the coding sequence ATGAACCGCCGCAGCCAGATCCTGCGGCTGTTGATGCGCTACCGCAATTCCGGCGTGTTCTCCGGCATGAACCTGGACGCTGCAGGCGCACCCGACGTGCCGCCGGACGGCAATCCGGAGCAGTTCGTCACCGACCTGGAATCCCTCGGCCCGACCTTCGTCAAGCTGGGGCAGATGCTGTCCACCCGGCCGGACATGGTGCCGGTGGAGTTCGCCACGGCGCTGGAGCGGATGCAGGAAAGCGTTGCGCCGATCCCGGTGGAGCGGATTCACGCCATCATCGAGAAGGAACTGGGCGCCACCGTCTCCACGTTGTTCGCCAGTTTCGATCCAGTTCCGCTGGGCTGCGCCTCCATTGCCCAGGTGCACCGTGCCACGCTGCGCGATGGCCGCGAAGTCGCTGTCAAAGTGCAGAAGCCCGAGGTCGCCGCGCAGCTGCGATCAGATCTGGAAGCGCTGCGCAGTTTTGTGCTGGCCGCCGACCACCTGACCCAGGTGGGGCGCCGTGTGCGCCTGCGCGACTGGTTGAACGAGTTCGCCAAGACCCTGATGCAGGAGCTGGATTACCAGGCAGAAGCAGAAAACCTGCAGCGCTTCGGCCAACACCTGCGACCGTTCAAGCCGCTGTGGGTCCCGCAGCCCATCTGGGACTACTGCAGCAACCGCGTGCTGACGATGCAGCTCGCCGACGGCGTGCGCGTGGACATGATTCCGGATATCCGGCGCACCGAACACTCCATGGACCCGCTGGCGGCTGCGCTGATCCGCGGCTACCTGGACCAGATTTTCGTGCACGGCGAAATCCACGCCGACCCGCATCCCGGCAACCTGCGCGTGACCCACGACGGCCGCTTGGCCATCTTCGACCTGGGCATGGTCGCGCATATGCCGCCGCGCCTGCGCGAGCGTCTGTTGAAGGTATTGTTCGCTGCGGTGGATGGCCGTGGCGAGGAAGTGGCCGATGAGATCATCGCGATCAGCACACGGCTGGAGTCGTTCGAAGAAGAACGCTACCTGCGCGAGACCGGCCAGATGATTGCACGGTACGCCGCCAGCAATCACTACTCCGAAGGCCGCGTGGTGCTGGACATGGTGCGTATCGCCACCGCCAGCGGCCTGCGCACGCCGCCGGAACTGAGCCTGATCGGCAAGGCCCTGTTGAACCTGGAATCGGTGTGCCGCCTGCTGTCACCGACACTGGATACGCGACGCATCGTCGAGAAGCAGCTGCAGCACGTGATGCGCGCGCGGCTGAAGAAATCATTGTCGGCGGCCAACCTGGCCAGCGAAGCGATGGAAGTGCAGGAACTGCTGCGCGTCGGCCCCCGCAAGATGACCGACATCCTCGCATTACTGGCTGAAAACCGGCTGCAGATGAAGGTGACGGGGCTGGAAGAATCGCGCCTGATGGAAAACCTGCAGAAGATCGCCAACCGCGTGTCGGCCGGCATCGTCACCGCCGCGCTGATCCTGGCGTCGGCGCTGATGATGAAAGTGGACAACGGCGTGCATCTGTTCGGCTACCCCGCGATCGCGATGATACTGATGTTGATCGGCGTATTCCTCGGCCTGGGCATCATCACCAGCGCACTACTGTTCGACCGCCGCGCCCGCGCCCGCGAAGAACGCGGCCACCGGTAG
- a CDS encoding phosphoglycerol transferase I: MLWILLLTLFVLAWLLLVSSKWLWWKAGLLSVLLIALSTWWLVDQLSGDGLNAATLYHLGADMEGAGVSDFKQVIAGYIALLLVSLLPFALVRIKRWQRPGRGKTLFASFAGLWLLAVCVSPLFADGQRLYYQLRPVDFAEIAPEYQVPTQPLQRPRNIVWIYGESLERTYLDESVFPGLMPNLNRLAARSLDVRGLDSPEGSGWTIAGLVASMCGVPLTTAQGDENSMDRMGSFLPKAVCLGDYLKQQGYTNHYLGGANGQFAGKGQFLASHGFDEVHDLAWFKQQKKVGRIHYSAWGVHDDVLLDTAYRRFEQLSRAGEPFMLTTLTMDTHHPAGHLPVSCKNERYESPHGNIGLLNALKCTDRLISQLVERIQASPHGKDTLIVVSSDHLAMPNDLSHVLAKQERENLLLFVGKDIEPRQLQVDDATTLDSGATLLSLLDPAIQRIGFGRSLIDPQRPASASVAARKDNGRDYPKYLAFARSLWLGEPTRELRIDDSNQVIVGVQHVQPPVLLEYDKDWALKTVYLENTSRQFDEADKDSTLAYVDRCTAFEDGSADGDWCALLVNRENGIKLYRDDDLRGGVQVDAALDAFDGPRPSVRQAHMITDKGRRTRAGQYMLELVASTQPQRGFWIEAVSSQRQVVLAQQWVQPDASGRINLSFGLDHEVDDLEIRAWLNHAEKLAVDTFALVPSRRPRG, from the coding sequence ATGCTCTGGATTTTGTTGCTTACGCTGTTCGTGCTTGCCTGGCTGTTGCTGGTTTCCAGTAAATGGTTGTGGTGGAAGGCCGGCCTGCTTTCGGTACTGCTGATCGCCCTGAGCACCTGGTGGCTGGTGGACCAGCTGTCCGGCGACGGATTGAATGCGGCCACGTTGTACCACTTGGGCGCCGATATGGAAGGCGCCGGTGTCTCCGATTTCAAGCAGGTCATCGCGGGCTACATCGCCCTGCTGCTGGTGTCCCTGCTGCCGTTCGCCCTTGTACGCATCAAGCGCTGGCAACGACCCGGCCGCGGCAAGACACTGTTCGCCAGCTTCGCGGGACTATGGTTGCTGGCCGTGTGTGTCAGCCCGCTGTTCGCCGACGGCCAGCGTCTTTACTACCAGCTGCGCCCGGTCGATTTCGCTGAGATCGCCCCGGAATACCAGGTGCCGACGCAGCCGCTGCAGCGCCCGCGCAACATCGTCTGGATCTACGGCGAAAGCCTGGAACGCACCTATCTCGACGAGAGCGTATTCCCCGGCCTGATGCCGAATCTCAACCGCTTGGCGGCGCGCTCGCTGGATGTGCGCGGTCTGGATTCGCCGGAGGGCAGCGGCTGGACCATCGCCGGACTGGTCGCATCGATGTGTGGCGTACCACTGACCACCGCACAGGGCGATGAGAACAGCATGGACCGCATGGGCAGCTTCCTGCCCAAGGCGGTCTGCCTGGGCGACTACCTCAAGCAGCAGGGCTACACCAACCACTACCTGGGTGGCGCCAACGGTCAGTTCGCCGGCAAGGGGCAGTTCCTCGCCAGCCATGGCTTTGACGAAGTGCACGACCTTGCCTGGTTCAAACAGCAGAAGAAGGTCGGTCGCATTCACTACTCCGCGTGGGGCGTGCATGACGACGTGCTGCTGGATACCGCCTATCGCCGCTTCGAGCAGCTGTCACGTGCCGGCGAACCCTTCATGCTCACCACGCTGACCATGGACACCCATCACCCGGCCGGCCACCTGCCGGTGTCGTGCAAGAACGAACGCTACGAAAGCCCGCACGGCAACATCGGCCTGCTCAACGCGCTGAAGTGCACGGATCGCCTGATCTCGCAACTGGTGGAGCGTATCCAGGCCAGCCCGCATGGCAAGGACACGTTGATCGTCGTGTCATCCGATCACCTGGCCATGCCGAACGACCTCAGCCACGTGCTGGCCAAGCAGGAGCGCGAGAACCTGCTGCTGTTCGTCGGCAAGGACATTGAGCCGCGCCAGCTGCAGGTGGACGATGCGACCACGCTGGACAGCGGGGCGACCCTGCTCAGCCTGCTGGATCCTGCCATCCAGCGCATCGGCTTCGGCCGCTCGTTGATCGATCCGCAGCGGCCGGCCAGTGCCAGCGTCGCCGCCCGCAAGGACAACGGACGCGACTATCCCAAGTACCTCGCCTTTGCCCGTTCGTTGTGGCTGGGCGAGCCAACGCGCGAACTGCGCATCGACGACAGCAACCAAGTGATCGTCGGCGTGCAACATGTGCAGCCGCCAGTGCTGCTGGAGTACGACAAGGACTGGGCACTGAAGACGGTCTACCTGGAAAACACCTCGCGCCAATTCGATGAAGCCGACAAGGACAGCACGCTGGCGTATGTAGACCGCTGCACCGCCTTTGAGGATGGCTCGGCCGACGGTGACTGGTGCGCGTTGCTGGTCAACCGCGAAAACGGGATCAAGCTGTATCGCGATGATGACCTGCGCGGTGGTGTGCAGGTGGATGCAGCGCTGGATGCCTTCGATGGTCCGCGTCCGAGCGTTCGCCAGGCCCACATGATCACCGACAAGGGCCGTCGTACCCGTGCTGGCCAGTACATGCTGGAACTGGTGGCCAGCACACAGCCGCAGCGGGGCTTCTGGATCGAAGCAGTCTCGTCGCAGCGGCAGGTGGTGCTGGCCCAGCAGTGGGTGCAGCCCGATGCGAGCGGCCGCATCAACCTGAGCTTTGGGTTGGATCATGAAGTGGATGATCTGGAGATCCGCGCATGGTTGAACCATGCCGAGAAGCTCGCCGTGGATACCTTTGCGCTGGTGCCATCGCGGCGTCCACGCGGATAG